Proteins encoded together in one Acidimicrobiales bacterium window:
- a CDS encoding hemerythrin domain-containing protein, translating to MSVSTGSSPTTGDVVDLLLAQHEEVRQLLSRTQTGGTVANEAFECLVRLLAVHETAEEEVVYPALRSIGPEGERVAEARKAEEAEAKQSLSDLEKLGVEGRGFALQFQAFRDDVLAHAEAEEHEVFPLLRRSLDADKLESMRTAVERAEKMAPTHPHPHGPESAIGNLVVGPFVAVADRVRDAIRNVRS from the coding sequence ATGTCCGTGTCCACCGGAAGCTCCCCGACCACCGGCGACGTCGTCGACCTGCTGCTCGCCCAGCACGAAGAGGTGCGGCAGCTGCTCTCGCGTACCCAGACCGGCGGCACCGTCGCCAACGAGGCGTTCGAGTGCCTCGTTCGCCTGCTCGCCGTCCACGAGACCGCCGAGGAAGAGGTCGTGTACCCCGCCCTGCGCTCCATCGGCCCCGAGGGCGAGCGGGTCGCCGAGGCCCGCAAGGCGGAGGAGGCCGAGGCCAAGCAGTCCCTGTCGGACCTCGAGAAGCTGGGCGTCGAGGGCCGGGGTTTCGCCCTCCAGTTCCAGGCCTTCCGGGACGACGTGCTCGCCCACGCCGAGGCCGAGGAGCACGAGGTGTTCCCGCTGCTGCGCCGATCGCTCGACGCCGACAAGCTGGAGTCGATGCGCACGGCGGTGGAGCGGGCCGAGAAGATGGCGCCCACCCACCCGCACCCGCACGGCCCCGAGAGCGCGATCGGCAACCTCGTGGTCGGCCCGTTCGTGGCCGTCGCCGACCGCGTCCGGGACGCCATCCGCAACGTACGGTCGTAG